In Anseongella ginsenosidimutans, one genomic interval encodes:
- a CDS encoding efflux RND transporter periplasmic adaptor subunit: MRRTNFFIILLTTLFAGACGNKKGTEVAVEAATGRSITETVSASGKIQPEVDVKLSPEISGEITELNVKEGDQVKKGDLLMRIRPEIYESTVNQMAAALNQARSNTATAQARLSQYEAQLAGLESAFNRTRQLHEDKVISNAEYDQAVADYEAMKAQVTAAKQEVDAARFNAAAAQARMKEANQNLDRTIIYAPVDGTVSKLNVEIGETVLGTSQMTGTELMRISNLSSMEVLVEVNENDITRISVGDTADIEVDAFLGEEFTGVVTEIASSANNVGSATDQIANIDQVTNFNVKVRILPESYQHLMQSKSTDLPSPFRPGLSASVDIQTERVAGTVSVPIQAVTIRDESGRNRNTESRPGQEEEKTTEEQEAPPADSGEEKVREVVFIHNEAEGTVSMREVVTGIQDDQFIEVKSGLEEGEKVVVAPFLAISKTLRDGSSVRIVERSELFSGEE; encoded by the coding sequence ATGAGGCGAACAAATTTTTTTATCATACTATTAACGACCCTGTTTGCCGGGGCCTGCGGAAATAAGAAGGGAACAGAGGTGGCCGTGGAGGCTGCCACAGGGCGGAGTATTACGGAAACTGTTTCAGCCAGCGGGAAGATCCAGCCCGAAGTGGATGTCAAGCTCAGCCCGGAAATTTCAGGAGAGATCACCGAACTGAATGTGAAGGAAGGCGACCAGGTGAAAAAAGGCGACCTGCTTATGCGTATTCGGCCTGAAATATACGAGTCTACTGTTAACCAGATGGCTGCCGCTCTTAACCAGGCAAGGTCCAACACTGCTACCGCGCAGGCAAGGCTGAGCCAGTACGAGGCACAGCTTGCGGGTTTGGAATCCGCGTTTAACCGTACCCGGCAGCTTCACGAAGACAAAGTAATATCCAACGCTGAATACGACCAGGCTGTTGCTGACTATGAAGCCATGAAGGCGCAGGTGACGGCGGCCAAGCAGGAAGTGGATGCCGCCCGCTTTAACGCAGCCGCTGCCCAGGCGAGAATGAAGGAAGCCAATCAGAACCTGGACCGTACTATTATTTATGCGCCGGTTGACGGCACGGTTTCCAAGCTGAACGTGGAAATAGGTGAAACAGTACTTGGAACCTCTCAAATGACGGGTACCGAGCTGATGCGGATCTCTAACCTTTCCAGCATGGAAGTGCTGGTGGAAGTGAATGAGAATGATATTACCCGCATTTCCGTGGGTGATACGGCGGATATTGAAGTGGATGCTTTTCTGGGCGAAGAATTTACGGGTGTGGTTACGGAAATTGCCAGTTCGGCCAATAACGTAGGTTCTGCTACAGACCAGATCGCAAATATCGACCAGGTAACAAATTTCAATGTAAAGGTGCGGATCCTGCCGGAATCTTACCAGCACCTTATGCAATCAAAAAGTACGGACCTGCCCTCGCCCTTCCGGCCCGGGCTTTCCGCCTCGGTTGATATCCAGACAGAAAGAGTTGCCGGAACAGTCAGCGTACCCATCCAGGCGGTGACCATCCGGGATGAATCCGGCCGGAACCGGAACACGGAATCGCGTCCCGGGCAGGAGGAAGAAAAAACTACGGAAGAACAGGAAGCGCCGCCTGCCGATAGCGGCGAAGAAAAGGTCAGGGAAGTAGTGTTTATCCATAATGAAGCGGAGGGCACTGTTTCCATGAGAGAAGTAGTAACGGGAATACAGGATGACCAGTTCATAGAAGTGAAATCGGGCCTTGAAGAAGGGGAGAAGGTAGTGGTTGCTCCTTTTCTGGCAATTTCCAAAACGCTTCGCGACGGATCGAGTGTCCGGATCGTGGAGCGGTCTGAATTATTTTCCGGGGAAGAATAA
- a CDS encoding serine O-acetyltransferase: MNRLLEELAQRHRNAAVNTYPSSERICDFSRQLMNLLFPEHNGKVITSPESLGAAVQDIGRLLEGLLLDIQPALPGGAANLAGQFMEALPDIYRHLVQDAEAIHLGDPASSNPYEVIRAYPGFYAIGFYRIAHVLYGLNIPLLPRIITEFAHAKTGIDIHPAASIGSHFCIDHGTGAVIGETTVIGDYVKIYQGVTLGAASVDKAMAKSKRHPTIEDHVVIYSGATILGGETTVGHHSVIGGNVWLIKSVPPYSRIYYRSNDVTALT; the protein is encoded by the coding sequence ATGAACAGATTATTAGAAGAACTGGCGCAAAGGCATAGGAATGCGGCAGTAAATACGTATCCGTCAAGCGAGCGGATCTGCGATTTCAGCCGGCAGCTGATGAATTTATTATTCCCGGAACATAACGGGAAGGTGATTACTTCCCCAGAATCACTGGGAGCTGCCGTGCAGGACATCGGGCGGCTCCTCGAAGGGTTATTGCTGGATATACAGCCTGCCCTGCCCGGGGGAGCGGCCAACCTGGCCGGGCAGTTCATGGAAGCGCTCCCGGATATTTACCGGCACCTGGTTCAGGATGCCGAAGCGATCCATCTTGGCGATCCGGCTTCTTCCAATCCTTATGAAGTGATCAGGGCCTATCCGGGCTTTTATGCGATTGGCTTTTACCGGATCGCTCATGTTCTCTACGGCCTGAATATCCCCCTGCTGCCGCGCATTATTACCGAATTTGCCCACGCTAAAACCGGGATTGACATTCATCCGGCAGCCTCCATCGGTTCCCATTTCTGCATTGATCACGGCACCGGAGCTGTCATCGGGGAAACAACAGTGATCGGCGATTATGTGAAGATCTACCAGGGCGTCACCCTGGGTGCCGCAAGCGTGGACAAGGCAATGGCCAAGAGCAAACGTCATCCTACCATTGAAGATCATGTGGTGATCTATTCCGGGGCGACCATCCTTGGAGGGGAAACCACGGTGGGGCATCATAGTGTTATCGGTGGTAATGTGTGGCTGATCAAGAGTGTCCCTCCTTATTCGCGTATCTATTACAGGTCAAATGATGTTACGGCCCTTACTTAA
- a CDS encoding NAD(P)H-dependent glycerol-3-phosphate dehydrogenase — protein MEKSTTAVIGGGSWGTAIVKILSEAPGGYPVSWWMRNQDQINHIVKFGRNPWYLSSVDLDVDRKHISNDLRKVISGAETLIFSVPAAFLKDALKDIRPEDLQGKRVVSAIKGFVPDDNMIVGEFFNKEFGVPFSRLAVVTGPCHAEEVALEKLSYLTIASKNRTLARSIGALFSARYIHVNVSDDIYGTEYAAVLKNIFAIASGICHGLGYGDNFQAVLIANAIQEIKRFVDAVHPIDRDIKESAYLGDLLVTAYSQFSRNRTFGNMIGKGYSVKSAQMEMNMIAEGYFAVKCLYEINRQYGISMPICEAVYAILYKNNSPAAEIRALSGKLK, from the coding sequence GTGGAAAAAAGTACAACAGCAGTCATCGGTGGCGGAAGCTGGGGTACCGCCATTGTAAAGATACTTAGTGAAGCCCCCGGCGGCTACCCGGTTTCCTGGTGGATGCGTAACCAGGACCAGATCAATCATATTGTCAAATTCGGAAGGAATCCCTGGTACCTGAGTTCAGTAGACCTGGACGTGGACAGGAAGCACATAAGCAATGATCTCAGGAAGGTTATTTCCGGAGCGGAAACGCTTATCTTCAGCGTACCAGCCGCTTTTCTTAAAGATGCATTGAAAGATATCAGGCCCGAAGACCTGCAGGGAAAAAGGGTGGTTTCGGCAATTAAAGGCTTCGTGCCTGATGATAATATGATCGTCGGCGAGTTCTTCAATAAAGAATTCGGGGTTCCTTTTAGCCGGCTGGCCGTGGTTACCGGGCCCTGCCATGCGGAAGAGGTAGCCCTGGAAAAATTGTCCTACCTGACTATTGCCTCGAAAAACAGGACGCTTGCCCGGTCAATAGGCGCCCTGTTTTCAGCCCGTTATATCCATGTTAACGTATCGGATGATATTTATGGGACGGAATATGCCGCAGTGCTAAAAAATATCTTTGCGATCGCCAGCGGTATTTGCCACGGACTTGGATACGGAGATAATTTTCAGGCTGTGCTTATCGCTAATGCCATCCAGGAGATCAAACGCTTTGTGGACGCGGTGCATCCCATTGACCGGGATATTAAGGAATCGGCCTACCTCGGTGATTTACTGGTAACGGCATATTCACAGTTCAGCCGCAACCGTACTTTTGGAAATATGATCGGGAAGGGATATTCCGTGAAATCGGCGCAGATGGAAATGAATATGATCGCCGAAGGTTATTTTGCTGTAAAATGCCTTTACGAGATCAACCGGCAATATGGTATTTCCATGCCTATCTGCGAAGCTGTTTATGCTATTCTTTATAAAAATAATTCTCCCGCCGCGGAGATCCGCGCGCTGTCCGGAAAATTGAAATAG
- the cysM gene encoding cysteine synthase CysM: protein MIYSLLDLVGNTPLVNLKNVNPNPNVKVYAKLEGNNPGGSVKDRAAYGMIRGALDRGELQPGIKLIEPTSGNTGIALAMMASLFGVEIELVMPEDATQERVLTMEAFGARVVLTPAKDSMEGAIDYANAQVAKGGYLMLNQFANPDNYLAHYHTTGPEIWKDTEGGITHFVSAMGTTGTIMGVSRFLKEQRPQIQIVGCQPAEGARIPGIRKWPKEYLPKIFEAERIDRIMEIWQDEAMIMTRRLAREEAIFCGMSSGGAVSAALRVAEELDKGVVVCIVCDRGDRYLSSDLFR from the coding sequence ATGATCTACAGCCTTTTAGACCTGGTGGGAAATACACCGCTGGTCAACCTGAAGAACGTAAACCCAAACCCCAATGTCAAAGTATACGCAAAGCTGGAAGGAAATAACCCCGGAGGCAGCGTAAAGGACCGCGCCGCATACGGTATGATCAGGGGCGCCCTTGACCGGGGAGAACTTCAGCCTGGAATTAAACTGATTGAGCCTACCAGCGGCAATACTGGTATTGCACTTGCCATGATGGCCAGCTTGTTTGGCGTGGAAATAGAACTGGTAATGCCCGAGGATGCCACGCAGGAACGGGTCCTCACGATGGAAGCTTTTGGCGCCCGCGTCGTGCTTACTCCGGCGAAGGATTCTATGGAAGGAGCCATTGATTATGCCAACGCACAGGTAGCAAAGGGAGGTTACCTGATGCTCAACCAGTTTGCCAATCCCGATAACTATCTTGCGCACTACCACACTACCGGGCCGGAGATCTGGAAGGATACCGAAGGAGGGATCACGCACTTTGTTTCCGCTATGGGAACTACAGGAACGATCATGGGAGTTTCCCGTTTCCTGAAGGAGCAGCGGCCTCAGATCCAGATAGTCGGCTGCCAGCCGGCGGAAGGGGCCCGCATCCCCGGCATCCGGAAATGGCCCAAAGAATACCTTCCCAAGATATTCGAAGCCGAACGGATAGACAGGATTATGGAAATATGGCAGGATGAAGCAATGATCATGACCCGGCGCCTGGCCCGCGAAGAAGCGATATTTTGCGGGATGAGCAGCGGCGGCGCCGTGTCGGCAGCCCTGCGCGTAGCGGAAGAACTGGATAAAGGAGTAGTTGTGTGCATCGTCTGCGACCGGGGCGACCGCTATTTATCTTCCGACCTGTTCCGCTGA
- a CDS encoding ABC transporter ATP-binding protein: MIRLNDISKSYPAGFGRVYVLRHVDLEIKEGDFLSIMGPSGAGKSTLLHILGLLEDPSEGEYLFLDESVQGLNEKKRTLLHRDHIGFVFQQYHLIDELTVYENIETPLLYKKLGASERKSRVADVLDRFNIVAKKDLFPSQLSGGQQQLVGVARAIVARPRVIFADEPTGNLHSDQAREIMSLFRELNEKDGITIVQVTHSEENAGYGKRIVNLKDGVVITRN, encoded by the coding sequence ATGATCCGCTTAAACGATATTTCAAAATCTTACCCGGCAGGATTCGGACGAGTATATGTATTGCGCCATGTTGACCTGGAGATCAAAGAAGGCGATTTTCTAAGCATAATGGGGCCTTCCGGAGCGGGAAAGTCCACTTTGCTTCATATACTCGGATTACTTGAGGATCCCTCGGAAGGAGAGTATTTATTCCTGGACGAATCGGTACAGGGGCTTAATGAAAAGAAGCGCACTTTGCTGCACCGTGACCATATCGGATTTGTATTTCAGCAATACCACCTGATAGACGAACTTACGGTGTACGAAAATATTGAAACGCCCCTGCTTTATAAGAAACTGGGAGCTTCCGAACGTAAGAGCCGAGTAGCGGATGTGCTGGACAGGTTCAATATTGTCGCGAAAAAAGACTTGTTTCCCAGCCAGTTATCAGGCGGGCAGCAGCAGCTCGTAGGGGTTGCCCGCGCCATCGTAGCCCGTCCGAGGGTCATATTCGCTGACGAACCTACCGGAAACCTGCATTCTGACCAGGCCCGGGAGATCATGAGCCTTTTCAGGGAACTTAATGAAAAGGATGGGATCACTATTGTGCAGGTGACTCATTCGGAAGAAAACGCCGGTTATGGGAAGCGTATCGTGAATTTGAAGGATGGTGTAGTAATAACCCGTAACTAA
- a CDS encoding c-type cytochrome: MNFCYFLLLAAITSCQPVSKDAADTAGNKAAAEDSSRLQEHLSPAGKDSAGKSPPDSTLILGKKIYDSYCLACHQSDGNGVPGMYPPLTDTAWLADEEKLIEIVLEGLSGSITVNGKTYNQMMPTHNFLKDKEIASVLSYVRYTFGDNKDYILPEEVSARREN; this comes from the coding sequence TTGAACTTTTGTTATTTTTTACTGCTGGCAGCGATCACTTCCTGCCAGCCTGTTTCAAAGGACGCCGCCGACACCGCCGGAAATAAAGCGGCCGCTGAAGACTCCTCCCGATTGCAGGAACATCTTTCGCCCGCCGGAAAGGACTCCGCCGGGAAAAGCCCTCCGGACAGCACGCTCATACTGGGAAAGAAGATCTATGACAGCTACTGCCTGGCCTGTCACCAATCCGATGGCAACGGCGTGCCCGGCATGTACCCGCCCCTTACGGATACCGCCTGGCTGGCGGATGAAGAAAAGCTGATAGAGATCGTCCTCGAAGGCCTTTCCGGCAGCATCACGGTGAACGGCAAAACCTACAACCAAATGATGCCTACCCATAATTTCCTGAAAGACAAAGAAATCGCCTCCGTACTCAGCTATGTCCGCTATACATTCGGAGACAACAAAGACTATATCCTGCCGGAAGAAGTCAGCGCCCGGCGGGAGAATTGA
- a CDS encoding TolC family protein gives MITHYRYFALVLGLFFLSGEAAAQQNLTLLECIDYALENNLEIEQARINERLSEVDVHQAKIDLFPDLNGSASHNVSFGRSVNPITDVIDDQRISAGNLGLNTSLLLFSGFRQLNAIAQAKYNMMANQSAVERIKQQVMVNVAATFVQVLYSREQMAATQEQVNISKSQVENAQRKVDVGTIPMGDLLQLKATLANDELTLTQAINTYEINLLDLKNFLNINPSTPFGIEVPANVDLLLEQIKTDYSLSEVFTRAVEINPAMQEAANRRLAAEENLQIARGGLLPSLSFGAGLGTRYSNGTDFTINDQLDQNFNQYFGFQLSIPIFNKFQAQNTIKRARLNLEGARITENTNRNELNQIIAQALADLRAAEKNYSSALRAFESSRLAFEYSQKRFDVGLTNAIDLNLSKTQLAQAEVDMLQSKYDLIFRSKVIDYYLGNSLAF, from the coding sequence ATGATTACACATTACCGTTATTTCGCTTTGGTACTCGGCCTGTTTTTTTTAAGCGGGGAAGCGGCTGCCCAGCAAAACCTGACCCTGCTTGAATGCATTGATTATGCCCTTGAGAACAACCTGGAGATTGAACAGGCGCGGATAAATGAACGGCTTTCGGAGGTGGATGTACACCAGGCTAAAATTGACCTCTTTCCGGATCTGAACGGGTCGGCATCGCATAATGTCAGCTTTGGCCGAAGCGTGAACCCGATTACAGACGTAATCGATGACCAGCGGATAAGTGCGGGAAACCTGGGGCTTAATACGTCCCTGCTGCTGTTTTCCGGTTTCCGTCAGCTGAATGCCATTGCCCAGGCAAAGTACAATATGATGGCCAATCAAAGCGCCGTGGAAAGGATCAAGCAGCAGGTCATGGTAAACGTGGCCGCCACTTTCGTGCAGGTACTCTATTCCAGGGAGCAAATGGCTGCCACGCAGGAACAGGTTAATATCAGCAAGTCCCAGGTGGAGAACGCGCAGCGCAAAGTAGATGTAGGTACCATTCCTATGGGCGATTTGCTTCAGTTGAAGGCGACGCTTGCCAATGACGAGCTTACCCTTACTCAGGCGATCAATACTTATGAAATTAATTTATTGGATCTTAAAAACTTTCTGAATATAAATCCTTCCACTCCTTTCGGGATTGAAGTGCCCGCCAACGTGGATCTCTTGCTGGAACAGATCAAGACGGATTATTCGCTTTCCGAGGTGTTTACCAGGGCCGTGGAGATCAATCCTGCCATGCAGGAGGCCGCTAACCGGCGCCTGGCTGCGGAAGAGAACCTGCAGATAGCCCGGGGAGGCTTACTGCCATCCTTATCCTTTGGAGCCGGATTGGGAACAAGGTATTCCAATGGCACCGATTTCACGATAAACGACCAGCTGGATCAGAATTTCAACCAGTATTTCGGCTTCCAGCTCTCTATTCCTATTTTCAATAAATTTCAGGCACAAAATACGATTAAACGCGCCCGGCTGAACCTGGAAGGCGCCCGTATCACGGAGAATACAAACCGCAATGAACTGAACCAGATCATTGCACAGGCGCTGGCGGATCTCCGGGCGGCGGAAAAAAATTATTCTTCGGCCCTTCGTGCCTTTGAATCATCCAGGCTCGCATTCGAGTACAGCCAGAAGCGATTTGACGTCGGCCTGACCAATGCCATTGATCTGAATCTTTCAAAAACGCAGCTTGCCCAGGCAGAAGTGGACATGCTGCAATCCAAATACGATCTTATTTTCAGGAGTAAAGTAATTGATTACTATCTTGGGAATAGTTTGGCATTTTAA
- a CDS encoding PQQ-dependent sugar dehydrogenase, producing the protein MKARNYLPVALAAVLATAGCQPGSTDDQNAGLAADPDNGSIELPENFGALVVADSLGRARHLTVRENGDIYVAIENLDKGGGIAALRDTTGDGKADQISYFGDYSGTGIGIRDNYLYFAPDSALFRYPFKGDELLPEAAFETIAYGLTSRNQHAAKTFTFDDQGNVYINIGAPSNACQDPDRTPGTPGQDPCPILEYAGGIWRFSAGQTKQSQEDGHRYATGIRNAVALDWNSSVNTLYALQHGRDQLANFWPELYTNEESAELPAEEFFLVRDGSDFGWPYCYYDHIQNKKVLSPEYGGDGRQIARCDSAENPIMAFPGHWAPNDVLFYDGDMFPEQYKNGAFIAFHGSWNRAPLKQAGYLVAFVPFNGDQPSGDWEVFAEGFTGTDSLSSPGDAEYRPMGLAQGPDGSLYISDSQNGRIWRVIYEGKNEEN; encoded by the coding sequence ATGAAAGCCCGGAATTACTTACCGGTTGCCCTGGCGGCAGTGCTGGCAACCGCAGGCTGTCAGCCTGGCTCAACCGACGATCAGAACGCCGGCCTTGCGGCCGATCCTGATAATGGAAGCATAGAACTCCCTGAAAATTTCGGCGCCCTGGTGGTAGCCGATAGCCTTGGGCGTGCGAGGCACCTTACCGTCCGGGAGAACGGAGACATTTATGTTGCCATTGAGAACCTGGACAAAGGTGGCGGCATCGCCGCCCTTCGGGATACTACCGGCGACGGAAAAGCCGATCAGATCAGTTATTTCGGGGATTATTCCGGCACAGGGATAGGCATCCGGGACAATTACCTGTATTTCGCACCGGATTCCGCGCTTTTCCGGTATCCGTTTAAAGGCGATGAACTACTGCCCGAAGCGGCTTTTGAAACCATCGCTTACGGACTTACGTCCCGGAATCAGCATGCCGCCAAAACCTTCACGTTTGACGATCAGGGAAACGTATATATAAATATCGGCGCACCCTCCAATGCCTGTCAGGATCCGGACCGTACGCCCGGCACTCCCGGCCAGGACCCCTGCCCTATCCTTGAATACGCCGGAGGCATCTGGCGGTTCAGTGCAGGACAAACAAAACAGTCCCAGGAAGACGGGCACCGCTATGCTACCGGCATACGCAACGCTGTAGCGCTGGACTGGAATTCATCGGTCAATACATTATATGCCCTGCAGCATGGCCGGGACCAGCTGGCTAATTTTTGGCCGGAGCTTTATACGAACGAGGAAAGCGCTGAGCTTCCGGCCGAAGAATTTTTCCTGGTCCGGGACGGTTCCGATTTTGGCTGGCCGTATTGTTACTACGATCATATTCAAAACAAGAAGGTGCTTTCCCCGGAATACGGCGGAGACGGCCGGCAAATTGCCCGCTGTGATTCGGCGGAAAACCCTATCATGGCATTTCCAGGCCACTGGGCTCCCAATGACGTGCTTTTTTACGATGGAGACATGTTCCCGGAACAGTATAAGAACGGCGCCTTCATTGCTTTCCATGGCTCCTGGAACCGGGCGCCCCTCAAGCAGGCAGGTTACCTGGTAGCCTTCGTTCCCTTTAATGGCGATCAGCCTTCCGGCGACTGGGAGGTTTTTGCCGAAGGTTTCACCGGGACCGACTCGCTGTCAAGCCCGGGAGATGCGGAATACCGCCCTATGGGGCTGGCACAAGGGCCTGACGGTTCCCTGTATATTTCCGACTCGCAAAACGGACGTATCTGGCGGGTGATCTACGAGGGAAAAAACGAAGAGAATTGA
- a CDS encoding proline dehydrogenase family protein, translating into MFDNTEIAFSHLSDKALKKAWWLFKAINVNFLVKTGPALTNFALKAGLPVLPLIRSTIFAHFCGGETIEECEDNIANLWEYGVGTILDYSVEGEKTEAAFEQTAAEIIATIHRARKDNKVPFSVFKVTGIARFELLAKITAAEPLSTAELEEFDRAARRADRICRESFTAGIPVLVDAEESWIQSAIDRLVLDMMEKYNRETAIVFNTYQLYRNDSLDILKANIKTAGEAGFYLGAKLVRGAYMEKERERAGEKGYPSPIHVTKQESDRDFDAAVAFCLDHIQQVAFMAGTHNETSCRKLVERMKEKQLSPGDKRIWFGQLLGMSDNISFNLAHAGYRVAKYVPYGPVKSVLPYLFRRARENTAISGQMSRELRLVNEELRRRKDERKVNVISA; encoded by the coding sequence ATGTTCGACAATACCGAGATCGCTTTTTCGCACCTCAGCGATAAAGCGTTAAAAAAAGCCTGGTGGCTCTTTAAAGCTATTAATGTGAATTTCCTGGTGAAGACGGGACCGGCGCTCACCAATTTCGCCCTTAAAGCCGGCCTGCCGGTGCTGCCGCTGATCCGCAGCACTATTTTTGCGCACTTCTGCGGCGGGGAAACCATTGAAGAATGCGAGGACAATATCGCCAACCTCTGGGAATACGGAGTAGGGACGATCCTGGATTACTCCGTGGAAGGTGAGAAAACCGAAGCCGCCTTTGAGCAAACCGCTGCCGAGATCATAGCAACCATTCACCGGGCCCGCAAAGATAACAAAGTGCCCTTTTCCGTTTTTAAAGTAACCGGTATTGCCCGTTTTGAGCTGCTTGCAAAGATAACTGCCGCCGAGCCCCTGTCAACCGCGGAGTTAGAGGAATTCGACCGCGCTGCCCGGCGTGCGGACCGCATTTGCCGCGAATCCTTTACCGCCGGGATCCCCGTCCTGGTAGATGCCGAAGAAAGCTGGATACAAAGTGCCATAGACCGGCTTGTACTGGACATGATGGAGAAATACAACCGGGAAACTGCCATTGTATTCAATACCTACCAATTATATCGTAATGACAGCCTGGATATACTGAAGGCCAATATTAAAACCGCCGGTGAAGCCGGGTTTTACCTGGGCGCCAAGCTGGTACGGGGAGCGTATATGGAGAAAGAGCGGGAACGCGCCGGGGAAAAGGGCTATCCTTCGCCCATTCATGTCACGAAGCAGGAAAGTGATCGCGATTTCGACGCGGCGGTCGCCTTCTGTCTTGATCATATACAGCAGGTGGCCTTTATGGCAGGGACCCACAATGAAACCAGCTGCAGGAAGCTGGTAGAACGTATGAAGGAAAAGCAGCTTTCTCCCGGTGATAAACGTATCTGGTTCGGGCAGCTGCTGGGAATGAGCGACAACATCAGCTTTAATCTCGCTCACGCCGGCTACAGAGTGGCCAAATATGTGCCTTACGGACCCGTGAAGTCTGTATTGCCCTATCTTTTCCGTCGTGCCCGCGAAAATACCGCCATTTCCGGGCAGATGAGCAGGGAACTCCGTCTGGTAAACGAAGAACTCCGGCGCAGGAAAGATGAGCGCAAAGTGAACGTCATTAGCGCTTAA
- a CDS encoding DEAD/DEAH box helicase has translation MPAAARKLLPRFGEKGISELKDTIRRKYSARTSRPDFDVFYRQAALRALHELFVGLKPYTGQVKWYHRVKQQDHNYKTAPCRFSEAKPLLQFDVIREEGRLNIRVQVKLAGQALADGRSAREGGNTRPLADFRRYHFLLELDNNYFLLGYRDFLLLEWLEKNPPSLYGDDPAAFTHHVLARLEESHSVNRNNLMEEDRVDALPVNRLLLSELNGAFLLLTPQWIYDDFLAEGPFTATLEINRGGRTYIIRRNKQAEEDFQALLRSLHPAFEKQSNGYFYLSFADAQKKQWFLKTYHRLQEQDIELTGMDMLQHFRYSPHKAQTQAALEEGDGELLTMTLEVSFGKEKISLGTLQKTLMAGQRAVLLKGHTLGILSDEWLTQYATLIRHGKISGSKLLVPRWMALTRGGESPETEIFKPVLKAGWWEKWEYWQERQEPLYPPPAGMQAALRPYQQKGYEWLLLLAETGAGACLADDMGLGKTLQTIAFLLKRLEQDASARHLVVCPASLIYNWQQELEKFAPGINSLAYHGASRTASGPEGPRHRY, from the coding sequence TTGCCGGCAGCAGCCAGAAAGCTGCTGCCGCGCTTCGGGGAAAAGGGAATAAGCGAGCTGAAAGATACCATCCGCAGGAAATATTCCGCCCGGACCAGCCGTCCTGATTTTGATGTGTTTTACCGCCAGGCTGCTCTGAGGGCTTTGCATGAATTATTTGTCGGACTGAAACCTTATACAGGCCAGGTAAAATGGTATCACCGGGTAAAGCAGCAGGACCATAATTATAAAACGGCTCCCTGCCGGTTCAGCGAAGCTAAGCCGCTGCTTCAATTTGATGTGATCAGGGAAGAAGGCCGGCTGAATATCCGGGTGCAGGTGAAATTGGCCGGGCAGGCGCTCGCGGACGGAAGGTCGGCGCGCGAAGGCGGAAACACCCGGCCGCTGGCGGATTTCCGGCGGTATCATTTCCTGCTTGAGCTGGATAACAATTATTTCCTGCTTGGCTACCGGGATTTCCTGCTGCTTGAATGGCTGGAGAAAAACCCTCCCTCTTTATACGGCGATGACCCGGCCGCATTTACGCACCATGTGCTGGCCAGGCTGGAAGAAAGTCATTCCGTAAACAGGAATAATCTGATGGAGGAAGATCGTGTGGATGCGCTTCCCGTAAACCGACTGCTGTTAAGTGAACTGAACGGCGCCTTCCTGTTGCTGACCCCACAATGGATTTACGATGATTTTCTGGCAGAAGGCCCCTTCACCGCCACCCTGGAGATAAACCGCGGAGGCAGGACCTATATAATCAGGAGGAACAAACAGGCCGAAGAAGATTTCCAGGCATTACTGAGGAGCCTCCATCCGGCCTTTGAAAAGCAAAGCAACGGCTATTTTTATCTTTCTTTCGCCGATGCGCAAAAAAAGCAATGGTTCCTGAAAACATATCACCGGCTGCAGGAACAGGATATTGAACTAACCGGAATGGATATGCTGCAGCATTTCCGTTATTCTCCCCATAAGGCGCAGACGCAGGCGGCGCTCGAAGAGGGAGACGGGGAACTGCTTACGATGACCCTGGAAGTATCTTTTGGAAAAGAAAAGATATCCCTGGGCACGTTACAAAAAACGCTGATGGCGGGTCAGCGGGCGGTATTGCTGAAAGGCCATACGCTTGGCATCCTGAGCGATGAATGGTTAACTCAATATGCCACCCTGATCCGGCATGGAAAAATATCGGGAAGCAAACTGCTGGTGCCCCGCTGGATGGCGCTGACCCGCGGCGGGGAAAGCCCGGAAACGGAAATTTTTAAGCCTGTCCTGAAAGCCGGCTGGTGGGAAAAATGGGAATACTGGCAGGAACGCCAGGAACCTCTTTATCCGCCGCCGGCCGGGATGCAGGCCGCCTTAAGGCCTTATCAGCAAAAAGGATATGAATGGCTGCTGCTGCTGGCAGAAACCGGGGCCGGAGCCTGCCTGGCAGATGACATGGGCCTGGGAAAGACCCTTCAGACGATCGCTTTCCTGTTGAAACGCCTGGAGCAGGACGCTTCGGCAAGGCACCTGGTGGTTTGCCCGGCATCGCTCATCTACAACTGGCAGCAGGAACTGGAAAAATTTGCGCCGGGCATAAACTCATTGGCTTATCACGGCGCCTCCCGCACGGCCAGCGGCCCGGAGGGGCCCCGGCACAGGTATTGA